The nucleotide sequence AGAAGCTCCTGTGAAAGCAGAAACACCTACGGAAGAAGTGAAAGAGGAACCTAAGGCCGAAGCACCAGCGGAGGTTAAGGAAGAAGCACCAGCAGCAGAGGTGAAAGAAGAGCCGAAAGCTGAAGCTAAGGAAGAAGCTCCTGCTGAGGAAGCTAAAGAAGACAAGAAAGAAGGGTAATCTGCCATGCAGCAGAAAGATTGCTACCAACTTGGGGAAGTAATCAAGACCCATGGTCTTAAGGGTGAAGTAAACATTTTTTTGGATGTAGATTTCCCAAATGAATATCAGAAATTGGAATCAGTTTTTCTTGAACAGCAAGGAAAGCTGATTCCTTTTTTTATTGATACAATTCAGATAAATAATGGAAAGGCTTTAGTCAAATTTGAAGATGTTGATTCTTTGGATGAAGGAAAATCTCTTATCAAGTCTAAACTCTTTCTCCCACTTTCCTCCTTACCAGTATTGAATGACCACCAATATTACTTCCATGAATTGGTTGATTGCGAAGTTTACGAATCTTCTACCCTCATTGGAATTGTAAAGAATGTAATTGACCTCAATGGCAATCAGTTGCTATCAGTAGACATGAAGGGATCCGAAGTGTTGATTCCCCTTAAGGATGAAATTCTAATTGAAGTTGATGTTTCATCAAAAAAAATTGATGTAGACTTACCAGAAGGTCTATTAGATATATATAATGAGTAACTTGATATCGTGCGGATAGATATAATCACCTGTCTTCCTGATCTTTTTGAAGGACCATTAACACAAAGTATTGTGAAGAGATCCATGGATAAGGGACTTGTTGAACTCGATATCCATAACCTTCGCGACTACTCTGAGGATAAACATCTGAATGTAGATGACTATGCATTTGGAGGTGGGGCTGGCATGGTGCTTAGAGTTGAGCCTATCGATATGTGCATCTCGACATTAAAATCGAAGAGAACATACGATGAGGTCATCTACTTAACCCCTGATGGAGAAACCTACAATCAGTCCATCGCTAATCAGCTTTCTTTGAAACAAAACTTTATCTTTCTCTGTGGCCATTATAAGGGAGTAGATCAGCGAGTTCGAGACCATTTGGTGACTCGGGAGATTAGTATTGGAGATTATGTACTTTCAGGTGGGGAACTTGCCGCCATGGTTTTAGCCGATTCTTTAATTAGACTGGTTCCGGGAGTCTTAAATGACGAGACGTCTGCCCTTTCTGATTCTTTTCAAGACAATCTATTAGCCCCTCCGGTGTACACACGTCCAGCAGAATATAAAGGATGGAAGGTTCCAGACATACTTACTTCAGGGCATGAAGCCAAAATAGAGGAATGGCGAAGCAATCAAGCATTAAAAAGGACTGAAGAAAGACGTCCTGATCTTTTAGATTAAATCCAACTTAAAATACCCCTAGATGGGTATTTTAATTAGCCTTAAGAGTCCGTGTATTTGTATTCAAACAAATACTACCATGAAGACTCTTTATCATTCAATCAAATTTTTTAGTGCCATTATCTGTATTTCCACGCTTCTATTCATAACCAGTTGTGGTAGTGATGGCGACAGTCCTGCTGAACCCGATGATGCAAATGCCTACCTTAATGAAAACATCATTCTTCCTGCAGGAAGTTTTACTGTCAGTGTAGATCAGATTACAGAAACAAATGATGTTACCATTCAAAGCAACCCATCAGGATCCACCATGCAAGTGGTTGGAGGACAACAAATCAATGTCAGCATTCCATTCACTTCTCAAAATAGCAATGTCACACATGCTGGAATACGATTCGGTGATAGAGGAGACATCATCATGATTCCTATTCCTGGCGCTAATGGAAATTCCAGTGGAACCTTAGATTTTGCATTTGCTATTCCTCCAGACATTTGCGAAAATTTGAACGACATCTGCCATGATATCAGATGCTACGAATTTGCAGTGACTTCAGATGGAACTGGCAACTCATTTCAAGCATCTCGTTCAAACATCAATCAACTAGCATCTGCTTGTGGAGGTTGTGATGAACCACAATGCGTAGCATTGTTAGGTCCCGGATGTGGAGCTGCTGGTGGAGATGGGGACCCACGATTTAATCTAACCTGGGATAATGGCAATGTCGATCTAGACCTTATGGTTCGTGATCCCAACGGAGACCTACTTGGATTCGAAGGTTCGGGAACATCACCTTCAGGAGGTGTATGGGATATCGACTGCACAGGTTCATGCACAGATGAGAACATTACCTGGATTAATGGAGGACCTAGCGGTACTTATAGCTACTATGTAAACTACTTCGGAGGAACTGGCTCGGCAAACTGGACAATTCGGGTTTTCGATGGTGGCAGAATCGTCGGAAGCCAATCAGGATCTTTATCTTCTGAAGGAGATTCGCAGACATATTCTTACTCCAGGTAACGATCTTAGGAAATTGAGGCGGCTTTTAATCCAAAGCTGCTTCTCTTCTTTAGCAATTACCCCTAGATAGGTATTTTCCTTTCTATTATATCATAGGATATTTATTGAAAATTTAAAATGACACAAAAGCATTTTCGAGTACTTTTAACTTAATCAAGTAACTAACCAAAATCTTCAAAATGAAAACATTAAAAAAGCTTCATCTGAGTGTGGTAGTCTGTATTTTTCTTTTTGCCTGCACTGATGATCGTCCTGCAAACAACCTAGA is from Marinobacter alexandrii and encodes:
- the rimM gene encoding ribosome maturation factor RimM (Essential for efficient processing of 16S rRNA) — its product is MQQKDCYQLGEVIKTHGLKGEVNIFLDVDFPNEYQKLESVFLEQQGKLIPFFIDTIQINNGKALVKFEDVDSLDEGKSLIKSKLFLPLSSLPVLNDHQYYFHELVDCEVYESSTLIGIVKNVIDLNGNQLLSVDMKGSEVLIPLKDEILIEVDVSSKKIDVDLPEGLLDIYNE
- the trmD gene encoding tRNA (guanosine(37)-N1)-methyltransferase TrmD, producing MRIDIITCLPDLFEGPLTQSIVKRSMDKGLVELDIHNLRDYSEDKHLNVDDYAFGGGAGMVLRVEPIDMCISTLKSKRTYDEVIYLTPDGETYNQSIANQLSLKQNFIFLCGHYKGVDQRVRDHLVTREISIGDYVLSGGELAAMVLADSLIRLVPGVLNDETSALSDSFQDNLLAPPVYTRPAEYKGWKVPDILTSGHEAKIEEWRSNQALKRTEERRPDLLD